One window of Triticum dicoccoides isolate Atlit2015 ecotype Zavitan chromosome 5A, WEW_v2.0, whole genome shotgun sequence genomic DNA carries:
- the LOC119299765 gene encoding beta-glucosidase 32-like: MPLIVGNGLRFIFNGRDHRTKLLGVRTTDRALMSWTVKEVGGTDTEQGPSRGSAKDAPTTAPRTNRATDTERERSGQDTESLSPTPQEQRKGAVLPALMPMIFPFSVVVAVVLFAAAALAPRHASALTRHDFPEGFVLGAGTSAYQVEGAAAEDGRKPSIWDTFTHQGHSSDGSTADVSADQYHHYKEDVKLMHKVGLDAYRFSISWPRLIPDGRGQINRKGLEYYNNLIDELILHGIQPHVTIYHFDLPQALQDEYSGLLSPRFIEDYTAYANVCFKSFGDRVKHWVTVNEPNIEPIGGYDNGSQPPRRCSYPFGADCAEGNSSTEPYIAAHHLLLAHASAVSLYREKYKAAQGGQIGITLLGWWHEPASDTPQDAAAAVRMNDFHIGWFMHPLVYGDYPPVMRSRVGRRLPALPAPESAKVRGSFDFIGFNHYLIMRARSIDTSSGQEPRDYYVDAAVQNPSSDITTGEVETAPWSLRKLLEHLKLHYGNPPVWIHENGYADAPGTSSKADSDDEDEDRAEFLQDYLETLYLSIRNGSNARGYFVWSFLDVFEFLFGYRLRFGLCGVDMGDAARRRYERSSARWYSGFLAGGELRPAAWPQKSYVQ; encoded by the exons ATGCCGCTCATTGTGGGCAATGGTCTCCGCTTTATCTTCAATGGCAGGGACCACCGAACCAAGCTCCTTGGCGTACGGACAACAGACCGGGCATTGATGTCTTGGACGGTGAAGGAGGTCGGTGGCACGGACACGGAGCAAG GGCCGAGCAGAGGGTCGGCTAAAGACGCTCCCACGACAGCGCCGCGCACCAACCGCGCCACGGACACGGAGAGAGAAAGGAGTGGCCAGGACACTGAATCACTCTCGCCCACTCCACAGGAGCAGCGCAAAGGCGCGGTGCTGCCGGCACTTATGCCGATGATCTTCCCCTTCTCCGTTGTTGTCGCCGTCGTCCTCTTCGCCGCCGCAGCCTTGGCTCCGAGACACGCCTCAGCGCTCACCCGCCATGACTTCCCCGAGGGGTTCGTCTTGGGCGCAGGCACCTCGGCCTACCAG GTGGAAGGCGCGGCCGCAGAGGATGGAAGGAAGCCCAGCATCTGGGACACCTTCACCCATCAAG GTCACTCGTCTGACGGATCCACGGCAGACGTTTCAGCAGATCAGTACCATCACTACAAG GAAGATGTAAAGCTTATGCACAAGGTGGGTTTGGACGCGTACAGATTCTCCATTTCCTGGCCCCGGCTTATTCCTG ATGGAAGAGGACAGATAAACCGAAAGGGCTTGGAATACTACAATAATTTGATAGATGAGCTGATACTACATG GAATTCAGCCTCATGTCACCATCTACCATTTTGATCTTCCTCAGGCACTGCAGGACGAATACAGTGGACTACTTAGCCCCAGATTCAT AGAAGACTACACCGCTTACGCAAACGTGTGCTTCAAGAGCTTCGGGGACAGAGTGAAGCACTGGGTAACCGTCAACGAGCCAAACATAGAGCCGATCGGCGGCTACGACAACGGCTCCCAACCTCCGCGCCGCTGCTCCTATCCGTTCGGCGCGGACTGCGCCGAGGGGAATTCTTCGACCGAGCCGTACATAGCAGCTCACCATCTCCTGCtcgcacacgcttcggcagtgtcCCTGTACAGAGAGAAGTACAAG GcagctcagggaggccagatagGGATCACTCTGCTGGGCTGGTGGCATGAGCCTGCTTCTGACACACCCCAGGATGCAGCTGCTGCCGTGAGGATGAATGACTTCCACATAGGATG GTTCATGCATCCGTTGGTGTACGGAGACTACCCTCCGGTGATGAGGAGCAGGGTGGGCCGTCGATTGCCGGCTCTACCGGCGCCGGAGTCGGCCAAGGTGCGTGGATCGTTCGACTTCATCGGCTTCAACCACTATCTCATCATGCGTGCGCGATCGATCGACACCAGTTCCGGTCAGGAACCCAGGGACTACTACGTGGATGCAGCCGTCCAAA ATCCATCGTCAGACATAACCACG GGCGAGGTTGAGACCGCCCCGTGGTCTCTGAGGAAGCTGCTGGAGCACCTGAAACTCCACTACGGGAACCCCCCTGTGTGGATCCATGAAAATG GATACGCAGACGCCCCCGGCACCTCGAGCAAggccgacagcgacgacgaggacgagGACAGAGCGGAGTTCCTGCAGGATTACCTGGAAACCTTGTACCTTTCCATACG GAACGGGTCGAACGCGCGGGGATACTTCGTGTGGTCGTTCCTGGACGTCTTCGAGTTCCTCTTCGGCTACCGGCTGAGGTTTGGCCTGTGCGGCGTCGACATGGGCGACGCGGCGAGGAGGAGGTACGAGAGGAGCTCGGCTCGCTGGTACTCCGGCTTCCTCGcgggcggcgagctccggccggcTGCTTGGCCCCAGAAGTCCTACGTCCAATGA